One window of the Polypterus senegalus isolate Bchr_013 chromosome 18, ASM1683550v1, whole genome shotgun sequence genome contains the following:
- the cpsf2 gene encoding cleavage and polyadenylation specificity factor subunit 2 — MTSIIKLTAISGVQEESALCYLLQVDEFRFLLDCGWDESFSMDIIDAMKRHVHQVDAVLLSHPDPLHLGALPYAVGKLGLNCTIYATIPVYKMGQMFMYDLYQSRHNTEDFNLFTLDDVDSAFDKIQQLKYSQIVNLKGKGHGLSITPLPAGHMIGGTIWKIVKDGEEEIVYAVDFNHKREIHLNGCSLEMINRPSLLITDSFNATYVQPRRKQRDEQLLTNVMETLRRDGNVLIAVDTAGRVLELAQLLDQIWRTKDAGLGVYSLALLNNVSYNVVEFSKSQVEWMSDKLMRCFEDKRNNPFQFRHLSLCHSLSDLARVPSPKVVLASQPDLESGFSRELFIQWCRDQKNSIILTYRTSPGTLARYLIDNPGERIIDLELRKRVKLEGRELEEYLEKEKQKKEVAKKLEQAKEVDIDSSDESDMEEDLEQHSAGKTKHDLMMKGEGSRKGSFFKQAKKSYPMFPVHEERIKWDEYGEIIRPEDFLVPELQATEEEKSKLEAGLTNGEEPMDHDLSDVPTKCISATETIEIKARVTYIDYEGRSDGDSIKKIINQMKPRQLVIVHGPPETSLDLAESCRVFSGKEMKIYTPKLQETIDATSETHIYQVRLKDSLVSSLQFCKAKDAELAWIDGILDMRVVKVDTGVIIEEGEIREEAEEGELPMDIPPTSDSSAVAQQKAMKSLFGDDDTYIAEESDVIPTLEPLSSSEAPGHQAVFINEPRLSDFKQVLLREGIQAEFVGGVLVCNNVIAVRRTETGRIGLEGCICDNYYKIRDLLYEQYAVV; from the exons gcatgTTCACCAGGTTGATGCAGTGCTTCTATCTCATCCTGATCCTCTGCACCTTGGAGCACTTCCGTATGCAGTTGGAAAACTGGGACTAAATTGTACTATTTATGCAACCATACCAGTCTACAAAATGGGACAGATGTTTATGTATGATCTGTATCAG TCTCGACACAACACTGAAGACTTTAACCTATTTACGCTGGATGATGTGGATTCAGCTTTCGACAAAATACAACAGCTAAAATATTCTCAAATTGTTAACCTAAAAG GCAAAGGACATGGCTTGTCGATTACTCCACTTCCTGCTGGCCATATGATAGGAGGGACAATCTGGAAGATTGTTAAGGATGGAGAGGAGGAGATAGTGTATGCAGTGGACTTCAACCACAAGAGAGAGAT tcatttaaatggaTGCTCTCTGGAAATGATAAACCGGCCATCACTTCTCATCACAGACTCCTTTAATGCAACTTATGTGCAACCAAGGAGAAAACAACGGGATGAGCAATTGCTAA CCAATGTGATGGAAACATTAAGGAGAGATGGGAATGTGCTTATTGCTGTTGACACAGCTGGAAGAGTTCTAGAGCTGGCTCAGCTTTTGGATCAGATCTGGAGGACCAAGGATGCAGGCCTTGGTGTTTATTCTCTTGCCCTTCTCAATAATGTTAGCTACAATGTTGTGGAATTTTCCAAATCTCAG GTTGAATGGATGAGTGACAAGCTGATGAGATGCTTTGAGGACAAAAGAAATAATCCTTTCCAGTTCCGACATCTATCTTTGTGCCACAGCCTTTCAGACTTGGCCAGAGTACCTAGTCCCAAAGTAGTTTTAGCTAGCCAGCCAGATCTGGAGTCTGGTTTTTCTCGAGAGCTCTTCATTCAGTGGTGTCGAGATCAGAAAAACTCTATTATTCTTACCTATAGGACCAGTCCTGGAACACTTGCTCGATATCTCATTGACAACCCTGGGGAAAGGATCATTGATCTAGAG TTAAGAAAGAGAGTCAAGTTGGAAGGAAGAGAGTTGGAAGAATatttagaaaaggaaaaacaaaaaaaagaagttgcGAAAAAGCTTGAACAAGCGAAAGA GGTAGATATTGACTCTAGTGATGAGAgtgatatggaagaagacctgGAGCAACACTCTGCTGGAAAAACTAAACATGATCTGATGATGAAAGGGGAAGGGAGTCGCAAAGGAAGCTTTTTCAAACAAGCCAAGAAGTCTTATCCTATGTTTCCTGTGCATGAAGAGAGGATCAAATGGGATGAATACGGAGAAATTATTAG GCCAGAGGATTTTCTAGTTCCAGAACTCCAGgcaacggaagaagagaagagcaAGCTTGAAGCAGGACTGACAAATGGAGAAGAGCCAATGGACCATGATTTATCTGATGTTCCTACAAAGTGCATTTCAGCAACTGAAACAATAGAAATCAA AGCCAGAGTGACCTACATAGATTATGAGGGACGGTCAGATGGAGATTCCATTAAGAAGATTATAAATCAGATGAAACCTCGGCAGTTAGTTATTGTACATGGTCCTCCAGAGACCAGCTTGGATCTAGCAGAATCCTGCAGAGTATTCAGTGGGAAAGAAATGAAAATCTACACACCCAAGCTGCAGGAAACAATTGATGCAACCAGTGAAACTCATATCTATCAG gttaGACTGAAGGACTCTTTAGTAAGTTCACTTCAATTTTGTAAAGCTAAGGATGCTGAATTGGCATGGATAGACGGTATTCTAGATATGAGGGTGGTAAAAGTGGACACAGGAGTGATTATAGAAGAAGGAGAAATCAGAGAAGAAGCGGAAGAGGGAGAGCTTCCAATGGATATCCCACCAACTTCTGATTCAAGTGCAGTTGCTCAACAAAAGGCCATGAAAAGTTTATTTGGAGATGATGACACTTACATTGCTGAAGAGAGTGATGTTATTCCAACCCTAGAGCCGCTCTCCTCTAGTGAG GCTCCTGGTCATCAGGCAGTATTCATCAATGAACCTCGGTTGTCAGATTTCAAACAGGTCTTGCTGAGAGAAGGAATACAGGCAGAATTTGTTGGGGGAGTTTTGGTTTGCAACAATGTAATAGCAGTTCGTCGG ACTGAAACCGGTCGAATTGGACTGGAGGGATGTATATGTGACAACTATTACAAAATACGTGACTTGCTATATGAACAGTATGCTGTGGTGTGA